One part of the Pandoraea faecigallinarum genome encodes these proteins:
- a CDS encoding DUF4286 family protein, which translates to MTVIAPRAQLCIWTNIDPAFEADFNRWYDREHMQERVAIPGFRFARRFKALHDCARPYLALYCTRDAAVFTSEPYAQAFQHQTEWSLRNFARMQGTQRRVGTLDVEAGEGQGGVLAAFVLTPAALAQARPRLDTQLDELTRGDGIVRATLQVTVPALSVSLTAKDAALPPADAVVLIEGTDPDAVRTAAETLAAAHGVPAAGVTCFAMLWRLGANDD; encoded by the coding sequence ATGACTGTGATTGCCCCGCGCGCCCAACTCTGTATCTGGACGAATATCGATCCGGCCTTCGAAGCGGACTTCAACCGCTGGTACGACCGCGAACACATGCAGGAGCGAGTGGCGATTCCCGGCTTCCGGTTCGCGCGTCGCTTCAAGGCGCTGCACGACTGCGCCCGCCCGTACCTCGCGCTCTATTGCACCCGGGACGCCGCCGTCTTTACGAGCGAGCCGTACGCGCAGGCCTTCCAGCATCAGACCGAATGGTCGCTGCGCAACTTCGCGCGCATGCAGGGTACGCAGCGCCGCGTCGGCACGCTCGACGTCGAAGCCGGTGAGGGGCAGGGCGGGGTGCTGGCCGCTTTCGTGCTCACGCCGGCGGCGCTTGCGCAGGCCCGCCCGCGTCTTGATACCCAGCTCGACGAGTTGACGCGGGGCGACGGCATCGTGCGGGCCACGCTGCAAGTCACCGTACCGGCGCTCTCCGTCTCGCTCACCGCCAAAGACGCCGCGCTGCCACCGGCCGACGCCGTCGTGCTCATCGAAGGCACCGACCCGGACGCCGTACGCACCGCAGCCGAGACACTTGCCGCCGCGCACGGCGTGCCCGCCGCGGGTGTGACCTGCTTCGCCATGCTGTGGCGCCTCGGTGCCAACGACGACTGA
- a CDS encoding 2-hydroxychromene-2-carboxylate isomerase has translation MSQSADAPARRAQWYFDFASPFAYLQFERFDTLPRTLAIDLKPIVLGAILVHLQTQGPAETPHKRIFTYRMAQFRAEQDGIAFKMPPVHPFHPIRVLRLAVSLGATHEVVRTIFRFIWAEGRDVTDAQGWAELSGRLGLSADDALARTEAPKVKAALRENTEAAIATGVFGVPTFAYGGELYWGDDATAMFRHCLAHPEWLQSPDVKWLQQVTVGVRRER, from the coding sequence ATGTCGCAAAGTGCCGACGCCCCCGCTCGCCGTGCCCAGTGGTATTTCGATTTCGCCTCGCCCTTCGCATATCTGCAATTCGAACGCTTCGACACGCTCCCGCGCACGCTCGCCATCGATCTGAAACCCATCGTGCTCGGTGCCATTCTCGTGCACTTGCAGACGCAGGGACCGGCCGAAACGCCGCACAAGCGCATCTTCACTTACCGGATGGCGCAGTTCCGGGCGGAGCAGGACGGCATTGCGTTCAAGATGCCGCCCGTGCATCCGTTCCATCCGATTCGCGTGCTGCGCCTCGCCGTGTCGCTGGGCGCAACTCATGAAGTGGTACGCACGATCTTTCGTTTCATCTGGGCGGAGGGACGCGACGTCACCGACGCGCAGGGCTGGGCAGAGTTGAGCGGGCGTCTGGGCCTGTCGGCCGACGACGCGCTCGCGCGGACCGAAGCGCCGAAGGTCAAGGCGGCATTGCGCGAGAACACCGAGGCAGCGATCGCCACCGGCGTTTTCGGCGTGCCGACGTTTGCCTATGGGGGAGAGTTGTACTGGGGAGACGATGCCACGGCGATGTTCCGCCATTGCCTCGCCCATCCGGAATGGCTGCAATCGCCCGACGTGAAGTGGTTGCAGCAGGTCACTGTCGGTGTGCGACGCGAGCGCTGA
- a CDS encoding YfiR family protein — protein sequence MTGGLRRDCRTDPFWRARLLLCWLALCMVTLGDALAQTSSQLPAGGTGSTGSPRDANVRQVVLGIISFTRWPVPPARVRLCVVGNTDYARDLLAAPAGAASSGSAPPVDAQRQSVTEPAIGSLCDALYLGAVSDTERRQVLASLAGHPVLTISERNDSCTLGTMFCLNVDADRVTFDINLDTVARSGVRVHPNVLKLARKPGTP from the coding sequence ATGACAGGGGGCCTGCGGCGCGATTGCCGGACGGATCCGTTTTGGCGTGCGCGTCTGCTGCTCTGCTGGCTGGCGCTCTGCATGGTGACGCTCGGCGACGCGTTGGCCCAGACTTCGTCACAACTGCCGGCCGGCGGCACCGGATCGACGGGCAGTCCCCGCGACGCAAACGTTCGGCAAGTCGTGCTGGGCATCATCAGCTTCACCCGCTGGCCGGTGCCGCCCGCCCGGGTGCGTCTGTGCGTGGTCGGCAACACGGACTATGCGCGCGACTTGCTGGCGGCGCCGGCGGGCGCGGCGTCGTCCGGCAGCGCGCCGCCCGTGGACGCACAGCGGCAATCCGTCACGGAGCCCGCCATCGGTTCGTTGTGCGACGCGTTGTATCTCGGCGCCGTGAGCGACACCGAGCGCCGTCAGGTACTGGCTTCACTGGCCGGTCACCCCGTGCTTACGATCAGCGAGCGTAACGATTCGTGCACGCTCGGCACGATGTTCTGCCTGAACGTCGATGCCGATCGGGTGACATTCGATATCAACCTCGACACCGTCGCGCGCAGCGGCGTACGTGTCCACCCGAACGTGCTGAAGCTGGCACGAAAGCCGGGGACACCATGA
- a CDS encoding LysR family transcriptional regulator, whose translation MNLRFLETFVWLAKLRNFRLTAERLHTTQAGVSSRIASLEQSFGVRLFDRSAREVTLTAAGQKALAYAERIVMLGQEMKRELSDPDMPPGVLKIGVVESIVHSWFPDLAARIHREYPQLEIEVTSETTINLCKQLEAGTLDLVLQTDIQHGTGVENLPLAEFPMRWVASPKLNLEGETLDVADLAAYPLVSFSRNSGPHKTLERMFSVAAERPVRVNCMTSVAAIIRLVADGFGVAMLPPAIIQRELGEHSLHLLRVNANFPNLPLVGSFRTGALLAENVARLAQRTASEFALNMGPDIAIPPAAVMTAPAWGANDA comes from the coding sequence ATGAACCTGCGTTTTCTGGAAACTTTCGTCTGGCTGGCCAAGCTGCGCAATTTCCGGCTCACGGCCGAGCGGCTGCACACGACGCAGGCGGGGGTGTCGAGCCGCATCGCGTCGCTGGAGCAAAGTTTCGGGGTACGCCTGTTCGACCGCAGCGCCCGTGAGGTCACGCTGACGGCCGCGGGGCAAAAGGCGCTGGCGTATGCCGAGCGCATCGTCATGCTCGGGCAGGAGATGAAGCGCGAACTGAGCGACCCGGACATGCCGCCGGGAGTGCTGAAGATCGGCGTGGTCGAGTCGATCGTGCACAGCTGGTTTCCCGATCTCGCCGCACGCATCCACCGCGAGTACCCGCAACTGGAGATCGAGGTCACCAGCGAGACGACCATCAATCTGTGCAAGCAACTCGAAGCCGGTACGCTCGATCTCGTCTTGCAGACGGACATCCAGCACGGCACCGGCGTGGAGAACCTGCCGCTGGCCGAGTTTCCGATGCGTTGGGTCGCCAGTCCAAAACTGAACCTCGAAGGCGAGACGCTCGACGTGGCCGATCTGGCGGCATACCCGCTGGTGAGCTTTTCGCGTAATTCAGGCCCACACAAGACGCTGGAGCGGATGTTTTCCGTGGCCGCCGAGCGGCCCGTGCGGGTCAATTGCATGACCTCGGTGGCCGCAATCATTCGACTGGTGGCCGACGGTTTCGGCGTGGCGATGCTGCCACCGGCCATCATCCAGCGAGAACTCGGCGAGCACAGCCTGCATTTACTGCGCGTGAATGCCAACTTCCCCAATCTCCCGCTCGTCGGGTCATTCCGCACGGGCGCCCTGCTCGCCGAGAACGTGGCGCGTCTCGCGCAACGTACGGCCAGCGAGTTCGCCCTGAACATGGGACCCGACATCGCCATTCCGCCCGCCGCCGTGATGACCGCGCCCGCCTGGGGCGCGAACGACGCCTGA
- a CDS encoding SGNH/GDSL hydrolase family protein codes for MHRTLRLVLRLVLCCTVNVAAVLAAATAAPPVAAQTLSNAPGGVSAPHPSSTANARVGAWATAPQAVAQHPGAPSFNRAPAVGGRTVRQIVFPTLSGNEVRVRFSNAYGSQPLVIERASLAVSLRGAAVDAASLRNLTFGAQPGARIAPGASLESDPLPFAVRAGTPLAVSLFTRESKTPTTWHKIAQQTAFLSAAGDFVDNAQAASFPSRFTNTLWLAGLSVVPEVPSHAIVAIGDSITDGMRSTLNANRRWPDGLARRLESAGRRDVAVLNLGISGNRLLNDSPCYGERLIARFRRDALEQPGVKTVVVQIGINDINFGYVAPHAGLDCDVPHVIVTVPEMIAGYQSLIAAARARNVRIVGTTIPPGKLPPEREAVREAVNRWVRTGGAFDGVIDFDAALRDPSQPTRMLPRLDSGDGTHPSDAGYAAMADAVPLPLVLGTGK; via the coding sequence ATGCATCGCACTCTGCGTCTTGTCCTGCGTCTCGTGCTGTGTTGCACCGTGAACGTTGCCGCCGTGCTGGCGGCGGCCACTGCCGCGCCGCCGGTCGCGGCTCAAACTTTGTCCAACGCCCCCGGTGGTGTCAGCGCCCCACACCCATCGAGCACGGCGAACGCACGCGTCGGCGCGTGGGCAACCGCACCCCAGGCAGTGGCGCAACATCCCGGCGCGCCGTCGTTCAATCGCGCGCCTGCGGTGGGTGGGCGCACCGTGCGTCAGATCGTCTTTCCGACACTTTCCGGCAACGAGGTACGCGTACGTTTCTCGAACGCTTACGGCTCGCAGCCGTTGGTCATCGAGCGCGCCAGCCTCGCTGTCTCGCTGCGTGGCGCGGCAGTAGACGCGGCGAGCCTGCGCAACCTGACGTTCGGCGCGCAGCCGGGCGCGCGCATCGCACCGGGGGCCTCGCTGGAGAGCGACCCGCTGCCGTTCGCGGTGCGCGCCGGCACGCCGCTGGCGGTGAGCCTCTTCACGCGCGAATCGAAGACGCCGACGACGTGGCACAAGATTGCCCAGCAAACGGCGTTCTTGAGCGCGGCGGGGGACTTCGTCGATAACGCACAGGCGGCGTCGTTCCCGTCGCGATTCACGAATACGTTGTGGCTGGCGGGCCTGAGCGTGGTGCCGGAAGTGCCGTCACACGCTATTGTCGCCATCGGCGATTCGATCACGGACGGCATGCGCAGCACCCTGAACGCCAATCGCCGCTGGCCGGATGGGCTGGCACGGCGTCTCGAGAGCGCCGGGCGGCGCGACGTCGCCGTGCTCAATCTCGGCATCAGCGGCAATCGTCTGCTGAACGACTCCCCGTGTTACGGCGAGCGGCTGATTGCGCGTTTTCGCCGCGACGCGCTGGAGCAACCGGGCGTGAAGACGGTTGTCGTGCAGATCGGCATCAACGACATCAACTTCGGTTATGTGGCGCCGCATGCGGGCCTCGATTGCGACGTGCCCCATGTGATCGTGACGGTGCCCGAGATGATCGCGGGCTACCAGTCGCTGATCGCTGCGGCGCGCGCGCGCAACGTGCGCATCGTCGGTACGACGATCCCGCCGGGTAAGCTGCCGCCGGAGCGTGAAGCGGTGCGAGAGGCCGTGAACCGGTGGGTGCGCACCGGCGGCGCGTTCGATGGCGTGATCGATTTCGATGCCGCGCTGCGCGACCCGTCACAGCCCACGCGTATGTTGCCGCGCCTGGACAGTGGCGACGGCACGCATCCGAGCGACGCGGGGTATGCGGCCATGGCCGATGCGGTGCCGCTGCCGCTCGTCCTCGGCACGGGCAAGTAG
- a CDS encoding OmpA family protein, whose product MSTHHTRERAPLGAFILPFTHTSHAGLQCKAFLRRMFLLVCLLLGAGTLAGCQTTPAHGLTPEQIAALKSEGFTQTDEGWEFGLSDTVLFDTDKFVVRDPARETVSRIGRTLVKVGLEAVRIYGYTDSVGSDTYNEQLSARRAEAVAEVLVDAGMRRAGIQTIGAGKRNPVADNSTPAGRAQNRRVAIVISTR is encoded by the coding sequence TTGAGCACTCATCACACACGTGAGCGCGCACCGCTCGGCGCTTTCATCCTCCCGTTCACGCATACGTCACACGCGGGCCTGCAATGCAAGGCATTCCTGCGCCGGATGTTCCTGCTCGTTTGCCTGCTGCTGGGTGCCGGCACACTCGCCGGCTGTCAGACCACGCCGGCGCACGGCCTCACGCCCGAGCAAATCGCAGCGCTCAAGTCCGAAGGCTTCACGCAGACGGACGAGGGCTGGGAATTCGGCCTGTCCGACACGGTGCTGTTCGACACCGACAAGTTCGTCGTGCGCGACCCGGCGCGCGAGACGGTTTCGCGCATCGGTCGCACGCTGGTGAAGGTCGGACTGGAGGCGGTGCGCATCTACGGCTACACGGATTCGGTCGGCAGCGACACCTATAACGAGCAACTCTCGGCGCGCCGTGCCGAGGCCGTGGCCGAGGTACTCGTCGACGCCGGGATGCGGCGCGCGGGCATTCAGACCATCGGTGCAGGCAAGCGCAATCCGGTGGCGGATAACAGCACGCCGGCGGGACGCGCCCAGAATCGCCGCGTCGCCATCGTGATCTCGACGCGCTGA
- a CDS encoding YeiH family protein — protein MTTKTHTASTASASRPDTLVPDQHNPWAGLILSTAIAFVALLLGRQMPLVGGPVFGILLGILVRNLFSPGARYEAGIKFASKYVLQWSIIALGFGLSLSQVAHTGLESLAVTAVTITAAGLSAWGLGRLLGVPDKLKLLIGVGTAICGGSAIAAVTPIVKPDDHETVFAISTIFLFNIAAVLLFPVLGHALNLSDLGFGMWAGTAINDTSSVVAAGYSYSKAAGDYATIVKLTRATLIIPICLTLAAIVAYRAKRAGAGNFSLARIFPWFILGFLIASGVRTAGLVPAAMQPWIHDAAEFLIIVALSAIGLSSNLRRMASTGVRPILLGLGVWAAVSVSSLVVQLGMGQL, from the coding sequence ATGACAACAAAAACCCACACTGCATCGACCGCCTCGGCCAGCCGTCCCGACACGCTGGTGCCGGATCAGCACAATCCGTGGGCAGGTCTGATCCTCTCGACCGCCATTGCATTCGTTGCGTTGCTGCTGGGCCGCCAGATGCCGCTCGTGGGCGGTCCGGTATTCGGCATTCTTCTGGGCATTCTCGTTCGCAATCTGTTCTCGCCCGGCGCGCGCTACGAAGCGGGCATCAAGTTCGCCTCAAAATATGTGCTCCAGTGGTCGATCATCGCGCTCGGCTTCGGTCTGAGCCTGTCGCAGGTGGCGCACACGGGGCTGGAATCGCTCGCCGTGACCGCCGTGACGATCACGGCAGCCGGACTGTCCGCCTGGGGACTGGGCCGTTTGCTCGGCGTGCCCGACAAGCTCAAACTGCTCATCGGCGTGGGTACGGCGATTTGCGGCGGGTCGGCTATTGCCGCAGTGACCCCGATCGTCAAGCCGGACGACCATGAAACGGTCTTCGCCATCTCGACGATCTTCCTGTTCAACATTGCCGCCGTGTTGCTGTTCCCGGTGCTGGGCCATGCGCTGAACCTCTCGGACCTCGGGTTCGGCATGTGGGCGGGCACGGCGATCAACGATACGTCGTCGGTGGTGGCGGCGGGTTACAGCTACAGCAAGGCGGCGGGCGACTACGCGACCATCGTCAAACTCACCCGTGCCACGCTGATCATTCCGATCTGCCTGACGCTGGCGGCCATCGTCGCCTACCGTGCCAAGCGCGCCGGTGCCGGCAACTTCAGCCTCGCTCGCATCTTCCCGTGGTTCATTCTCGGCTTCCTGATCGCGTCGGGCGTCCGCACTGCCGGTCTCGTGCCCGCCGCCATGCAACCGTGGATTCACGACGCCGCCGAGTTTCTTATCATCGTCGCCCTGAGCGCTATCGGCCTGTCGTCGAACCTGCGCCGGATGGCCTCGACGGGTGTGCGACCGATCCTCCTCGGCCTGGGTGTGTGGGCGGCCGTGTCGGTCAGCAGCCTCGTGGTGCAGCTCGGCATGGGGCAACTCTGA
- a CDS encoding diguanylate cyclase domain-containing protein — protein MQRVLRRTHLRLAVSAVVLAALSLSVVAWVALRAYAENNLLLVGRSLAYTAEAAVVFGDRVAAHEAIALIANDEDVVQVRVLDARNAQFAMWRRPDGGTLARVERAVADIALPGPVTLPIRHDGNVVGQIEVQGQGKQFFVFLMSGIGGVLACLLVTFAVANLLAKRMHRDIVKPLRALAEVAHAVRRERAFHQRVAATPIAEFKELGDDFNALLDEFEGWQNHLRAQNATLAHQANHDPLTGLPNRAYFESRLAQALAEAGELGTHVALLYLDSNRFKDINDQLGHDAGDAVLVAIAQRLRQPLREGDLVARLGGDEFAVMLPGVRQTSNAVRLAQSLLASMEKPIALPDGGELVTSMSIGIALYPTHAGNASTLLRVADSAMYQAKRAGQGTWHVAESPKG, from the coding sequence CTGCAACGCGTACTGCGACGCACGCACCTACGTCTGGCGGTCTCGGCCGTCGTGCTCGCCGCGCTCTCGCTGTCGGTCGTGGCATGGGTCGCGCTACGCGCCTACGCTGAAAACAATCTGCTGCTTGTCGGGCGCTCGCTCGCTTATACGGCCGAAGCGGCCGTGGTGTTCGGCGACCGTGTGGCGGCACACGAGGCGATTGCGCTCATTGCCAACGACGAGGACGTGGTGCAGGTACGGGTGCTCGACGCCCGCAATGCGCAGTTCGCGATGTGGCGGCGCCCCGACGGCGGCACGCTGGCGAGAGTCGAGCGCGCCGTCGCCGACATTGCGTTGCCCGGACCCGTGACCCTGCCCATTCGTCACGACGGCAATGTCGTCGGACAGATCGAGGTGCAGGGGCAGGGCAAGCAGTTCTTCGTGTTCCTCATGAGCGGCATCGGCGGTGTGCTCGCGTGTCTGCTGGTGACCTTTGCCGTGGCGAACCTGCTGGCCAAGCGCATGCACCGCGATATCGTCAAGCCGCTGCGGGCGCTGGCGGAAGTGGCGCACGCGGTGCGCCGCGAACGCGCGTTCCATCAGCGCGTGGCGGCGACGCCGATCGCCGAGTTCAAGGAACTGGGCGACGACTTCAACGCGTTGCTCGACGAGTTCGAGGGCTGGCAGAACCACCTTCGGGCGCAGAACGCGACGCTTGCCCATCAGGCGAATCACGATCCGCTCACGGGGCTGCCGAATCGCGCGTACTTCGAGTCGCGTCTGGCGCAGGCGCTGGCCGAAGCGGGCGAGCTGGGCACACATGTCGCGCTGCTGTATCTCGACAGCAACCGATTCAAGGACATCAACGACCAGTTGGGTCACGATGCCGGCGACGCCGTACTCGTGGCGATTGCCCAGCGTCTGCGCCAGCCGTTGCGCGAAGGCGATCTGGTGGCGCGTCTCGGGGGAGACGAGTTCGCCGTGATGCTGCCGGGGGTGCGTCAGACCTCCAACGCCGTGCGGCTCGCGCAGAGCCTGCTCGCGTCGATGGAAAAGCCGATCGCGCTGCCGGACGGCGGCGAACTCGTCACGTCGATGAGCATCGGCATCGCGTTGTACCCGACACACGCCGGGAACGCCTCCACGCTGCTGCGTGTCGCGGACTCGGCGATGTATCAGGCCAAGCGTGCCGGCCAGGGCACCTGGCATGTTGCGGAAAGCCCCAAGGGATAA
- a CDS encoding glycosyltransferase family 2 protein translates to MLSILIPTWNNLPFLKLCIDSVRRHSGEAHEILVHVNDGSDGTLAWVREQGLRYTHSSGNVGVCLALNQLAPLASHDQLLFLNDDMFVTPGWDTALVDAARALDTPIYYLSSVMIEPNAGASKQVVSKDFGTTAETFDEAGLLAYAASLGRSDVNGVPTQPTLVSRSLWHLVGGYSIEFGPGMSSDDDFLMKLWLVGCRTFRIVGKSVVYHFGCRSTGRVVKNRGSREFLMKWGMTQAEFKRDYLDLAGTPAGAGLPNVPTPSGRSRIKRALHGSKPYPLEDLARWDTGVPRHLKLD, encoded by the coding sequence ATGCTAAGTATCCTGATCCCCACCTGGAACAACCTTCCGTTCCTCAAGCTGTGCATCGATAGCGTTCGCCGTCATTCCGGCGAGGCGCATGAAATACTCGTTCATGTGAACGACGGCAGCGACGGCACGCTGGCATGGGTGCGCGAGCAAGGTCTGCGTTACACGCACAGCAGCGGCAATGTCGGCGTGTGCCTGGCGCTCAACCAGCTCGCGCCGCTCGCCTCGCACGATCAGTTGCTCTTTCTGAACGACGACATGTTCGTCACGCCAGGCTGGGACACGGCACTCGTCGACGCCGCCCGAGCGCTCGACACGCCCATCTACTACCTGTCGTCGGTGATGATCGAGCCGAACGCCGGCGCAAGCAAGCAAGTGGTCTCGAAGGACTTCGGCACCACCGCCGAGACATTCGACGAAGCCGGCCTGCTCGCCTATGCCGCCTCGCTGGGACGCAGCGACGTGAACGGCGTGCCGACTCAGCCCACGCTGGTAAGCCGCAGCCTGTGGCACCTCGTCGGCGGCTACAGCATCGAGTTCGGCCCGGGCATGAGTAGCGACGACGACTTCCTGATGAAGCTGTGGCTGGTCGGATGCCGGACCTTCCGCATCGTCGGCAAGAGCGTCGTCTATCACTTCGGCTGCCGCTCGACCGGGCGCGTCGTGAAAAATCGCGGCAGCCGCGAATTCCTGATGAAGTGGGGGATGACGCAGGCCGAGTTCAAGCGCGACTATCTCGATCTCGCCGGCACGCCTGCGGGCGCCGGTCTCCCGAACGTGCCCACGCCGAGCGGCAGAAGCCGCATCAAGCGCGCGCTGCACGGCAGCAAGCCCTATCCGCTGGAAGATCTCGCGCGTTGGGATACCGGCGTGCCTCGTCATCTGAAGCTGGACTGA
- a CDS encoding O-antigen ligase family protein, translated as MFLTVALGAIALFTNRKPGQTCALIKENLHVRILIVSLLLPVLAILIVEALHGNVVANTLDSPVRFLLAIVVFLGLRRIAAILPRWVDLTFCTGAICAALMAWYSTADLFAARAESSFLNPIHFGDIAVLLGILSVVSIHWFSHDKPWIVGLKILGAASGCYASWASQSRGGWIVLPCLLVVWLLWRDQAFSKARRAGIAVVALALLASTFSSQVVRDRFEAIRVDLVSLSAGNADTSTGIRLELWKAAGTLIAKRPLLGYGAHGYHDAMPAMAASGELTPQAAELGKGEVHNQILAYAVDYGLLGLISILGVYVGPAIFFIRSARIRRARVENRAALMGLMTAVSFAVFGLTVETFNLKVTVAFYATMLALFAAIAYPVDSSEDATPAGR; from the coding sequence ATGTTCCTGACCGTCGCGCTCGGCGCAATCGCGCTGTTCACGAACCGGAAGCCCGGTCAGACGTGCGCCCTCATCAAGGAGAACCTGCACGTCCGGATTCTGATCGTCTCGTTGCTCCTGCCGGTGCTGGCCATCCTGATCGTCGAAGCGCTGCACGGCAACGTCGTGGCCAACACACTCGATTCGCCCGTGCGTTTCCTGCTCGCCATCGTCGTCTTCCTCGGGCTTCGCCGGATCGCCGCCATTCTGCCCCGGTGGGTGGATCTGACGTTCTGCACCGGGGCGATCTGTGCGGCGCTCATGGCGTGGTATTCGACGGCGGACCTGTTTGCCGCCCGCGCGGAAAGCTCGTTTCTGAACCCGATCCATTTCGGCGACATCGCCGTGTTGCTCGGCATTCTGTCCGTCGTATCGATCCACTGGTTCTCGCACGACAAGCCGTGGATCGTCGGTTTGAAAATTCTCGGCGCCGCCTCCGGTTGCTACGCCTCGTGGGCCAGTCAGTCCCGTGGCGGCTGGATCGTGCTGCCGTGCCTGCTCGTCGTCTGGCTCCTCTGGCGCGATCAAGCGTTCAGCAAGGCGCGTCGTGCCGGGATCGCCGTCGTGGCCCTCGCACTGCTCGCGAGCACGTTTTCCTCGCAGGTCGTGCGGGACCGGTTCGAAGCCATTCGCGTGGATCTGGTCAGCCTGTCGGCAGGCAATGCGGATACGTCCACGGGCATCCGGCTCGAACTCTGGAAAGCGGCAGGCACGCTTATCGCGAAACGTCCGCTGCTGGGCTACGGTGCCCATGGCTATCACGACGCCATGCCTGCCATGGCGGCCTCCGGTGAACTGACGCCACAGGCGGCCGAACTCGGCAAGGGCGAGGTCCACAACCAGATTCTGGCGTACGCCGTGGACTATGGGCTGCTCGGCCTTATCAGCATTCTCGGCGTCTACGTCGGTCCGGCGATCTTCTTTATCCGGTCGGCCCGGATCCGGCGCGCTCGCGTGGAGAATCGCGCTGCGCTGATGGGGTTGATGACGGCCGTGTCGTTCGCCGTTTTCGGCCTGACCGTCGAGACATTCAATCTCAAGGTGACCGTCGCCTTCTATGCGACGATGCTGGCCCTGTTTGCCGCGATCGCCTATCCTGTCGACTCTTCAGAAGACGCAACGCCCGCGGGCCGATGA
- a CDS encoding MFS transporter, with translation MTTYSNTRDVRANDGESTAAHAVSGKHGANKGRLATASMVGTTLEWYDFTVYNTLAALVFNHLFFPSLDPLAGTILALSTYAVGYVSRPLGGFVFGNLGDRIGRRAVLVLTLVVMGLTTGLMGLLPTYASIGIWSPVLLVALRFVQGVALGGEWAGAVLLSVEHGDQNKRGLNASWTQVGPSFGTLLATGLIALITLAISPDDFLAWGWRVPFLLSLALVAFGLWVRRGVEETPMFEQMQHAERQADLPIADVFRNHWRNLLIAGGSRIGSDVLYALMVVFTLTYVTGTLHLSRPLALSAVLVGTAFNALSVPLFGALSDKLGRRPVYGFGVLCAVIWAYGFFVLLDTSNPALIVVSVVIGLVIHAVMYGPQAAFVTEQFPTRVRYAGSSLAYTLAGILGGGFAPLIIVSLYKEYGTTLSVSLYVTAALAVTAIALFAARETAHKPLRD, from the coding sequence ATGACAACGTATTCGAATACCCGCGACGTCCGCGCCAACGACGGCGAGTCCACTGCCGCCCACGCCGTGAGCGGCAAACACGGCGCCAACAAGGGCCGTCTCGCGACCGCCAGCATGGTCGGCACGACGCTCGAGTGGTATGACTTCACCGTCTACAACACGCTCGCTGCACTGGTCTTCAACCATCTGTTCTTTCCGTCGCTCGATCCGCTGGCCGGCACCATCCTGGCGTTGTCGACGTATGCCGTCGGCTACGTCTCGCGCCCGCTCGGCGGCTTCGTGTTCGGTAATCTGGGCGACAGGATCGGGCGGCGCGCCGTGCTGGTGCTCACGCTCGTCGTGATGGGGCTGACCACCGGTCTGATGGGGCTGCTGCCGACCTACGCTTCGATCGGCATCTGGAGTCCTGTGCTGCTCGTGGCCCTGCGGTTCGTGCAAGGCGTTGCGCTCGGCGGCGAATGGGCCGGGGCCGTGCTGCTCTCGGTCGAGCACGGCGATCAGAACAAACGCGGACTGAACGCGTCGTGGACGCAGGTCGGCCCGTCGTTCGGCACCTTGCTCGCGACGGGGCTGATCGCGCTCATTACATTGGCGATTTCGCCGGACGACTTCCTTGCCTGGGGCTGGCGCGTACCGTTTCTGCTGAGTCTCGCGCTCGTGGCGTTCGGTCTGTGGGTGCGCCGTGGCGTGGAAGAAACGCCGATGTTCGAGCAGATGCAGCATGCGGAGCGTCAGGCGGACCTGCCGATTGCCGATGTCTTTCGCAACCACTGGCGCAATCTGCTGATTGCCGGCGGCTCGCGTATCGGCTCGGACGTGCTTTACGCGCTGATGGTCGTCTTCACGCTGACGTACGTGACCGGCACGTTGCACCTGTCGCGGCCGCTGGCGCTGAGCGCCGTGCTCGTCGGCACGGCCTTCAATGCCCTGAGCGTGCCGCTGTTCGGCGCGCTCTCCGACAAGCTGGGCCGACGTCCCGTGTACGGCTTCGGCGTGCTGTGCGCCGTGATCTGGGCCTATGGCTTCTTCGTGCTGCTCGATACGTCGAATCCGGCATTGATCGTGGTGTCGGTGGTGATCGGTCTGGTGATCCACGCGGTCATGTACGGCCCGCAGGCAGCTTTCGTCACCGAGCAGTTCCCGACACGTGTGCGCTACGCCGGTTCGTCGCTGGCCTACACGCTTGCGGGCATTCTCGGCGGTGGTTTTGCACCGCTCATCATCGTGAGTCTGTACAAGGAGTACGGCACGACACTCTCGGTCTCGCTGTATGTGACGGCAGCGCTCGCGGTCACGGCCATTGCGTTGTTCGCCGCACGCGAGACCGCGCACAAGCCGCTGCGGGACTGA